In Helianthus annuus cultivar XRQ/B chromosome 8, HanXRQr2.0-SUNRISE, whole genome shotgun sequence, a single genomic region encodes these proteins:
- the LOC110870840 gene encoding myosin-6-like produces the protein MVRERADWEGYRERTLKRIAEFEKSKAALDEERAKFEADKKAEEWGREGLQKKLHNAEEQLAKEKAEFKRICAQDNERTYALRQKIVGLEATVADLTSKVEEAQGEKTAKQQMEVELTEAKVQLSNKDKDLHAKDVEIAELKRRLNEQIDRCESLEIDLEAEKVKAADAEEARAVSTAALNVAQTNYSEAQGIVDTLVSEAEWMRTRGVVMVANSILNANELDRAVAALTDAARAVGHRGGYLECADHVEQMLGQEFDTSHCSVTDRADAALASAENSYDNLSLPIMELVVESLKKDDWCQRLKAILDPPVTVEVSDEEPTGDDGDDGNDDDGEDDGDDGDDGREG, from the exons ATGGTCAGAGAACGTGCCGATTGGGAGGGTTACCGCGAGCGTACTCTGAAGCGAATTGCGGAGTTTGAGAAGTCGAAAGCTGCGCTCGACGAAGAAAgagccaagtttgaggctgacAAGAAGGCAGAGGAGTGGGGCCGCGAGGGGCTGCAGAAAAAACTCCACAATGCTGAggagcaactggccaaggagaaggccgagttcaaGCGTATATGCGCCCAAGACAACGAGCGTACTTATGCTCTACGACAGAAGATCGTTGGTCTTGAGGCTACAGTTGCGGACTTGACCTCAAAGGTGGAGGAAGCGCAGGGTGAAAAAactgccaagcagcagatggag GTTGAGCTGACTGAAGCCAAGGTGCAATTGTCTAACAAGGACAAGGATCTCCATGCCAAGGACGTTGAGATAGCGGAACTCAAGCGTCGCTTGAATGAGCAAATCGACAGATGCGAGTCCTTGGAGATTGACCTTGAGGCTGAGAAGGTCAAGGCTGCTGATGCGGAGGAGGCGCGTGCTGTGAGTACTGCCGCGCTGAATGTGGCTCAAACCAACTACTCTGAGGCTCAAGGTATCGTCGATACACTTGTCTCAGAAGCGGAGtggatgcgcactcgtggagtagTGATG gttgccaactccatctTGAATGCGAACGAGCTAGATCGCGCTGTGGCGGCTTTGACAGATGCGGCGCGTGCGGTGGGTCACCGAGGAGGTTACCTGGAGTGTGCTGATCATGTTGAGCAAATGCTTGGGCAAGAATTTGACACAAGCCACTGCTCAGTAACAGATCGTGCCGACGCTGCGCTGGCAAGTGCTGAAAATTCCTATGACAACCTCTCCTTGCCTATCATGGAGTTAGTTGTCGAATCGTTAaagaaagacgactggtgccAGCGTCTTAAGGCAATCCTCGATCCACCAGTGACCGTCGAGGTGTCTGACGAAGAGCCTACTGGTGACGACGGTGATGATggcaatgatgatgatggtgaagacgacggagatgatggtgatgatggtcgCGAAGGATAG